The genomic interval TTTAGATTTGTTCAGAGGCATCGGCTTTTGAGACCTTTGTCATGATACGGAGATTTCCGTGAGTGGTAAGTTTTACTAAATAGCACCAAAAATCCGTGTTAGCAATTTCTGCTGCAGCTTCACCTTTACTTTTATTCGATTATACCACATTTGTTGTCAGTAAACAACTTAATCGATGACAGTGTTCAGCAGGTTCACAGAGTATACCCATAGTTTACCCAGTAGCAAACAAAAAAACAGGTTGTCTGAAACCGAAAAAAGGTGTAAAATAGTAACGCTATTTCTTGAAAGAGGGTGAACAACGTTCCGACCAAAGATCTCAAAATTCGGCCATTCACTATTTTCCTTATCTGTGTGTTAGTGCCTGCCAACTGTTGGTGGGTGTCTGCCTCTATCATGCGTGGCGGTGGGAGTCCAACGCAGGTTTCGCTTTTCTACAATGCCGTTATCACCATTTTAATCTTATTAGGTATCGGGCTTCTCTTGCGTCGGTTGCATCACGCATTTGCGCTCAACCGCGCTGAATTGCTCGTCATCTACACCTGCATCTCAGTAGGTGCCGGGCTTGCAGGTGTGGATCGATTCCTCGTGCTCATGCCGATTATCGGGCATGCACACTGGTTTGCAACCCCAGAAAACGACTGGGCAAACCTGTTCCATCTGCACGTTCCACAATGGTTAGCAGTTAGCGATAAGCGCGTGCTTGAAGGGTATTACAACGGATTTGCGAGTATCTACGAATCGCGTTACTTAACCGCGTGGCTACCGGCAATCTTTTGGTGGACGCTTTTCTTAGTCGCTGTCCACCTCGTGATGCTCTGCCTCAGTCTAATCTTTCGGAAGCAGTGGGTTGAATCGGAACGACTCAGTTACCCCATCATTCAACTGCCGTTCGAGATGACGACCCGCAGCCGTAACTTCTTCCGCTCGCCGTGGATGTGGCTTGGGCTTTCAATCGGTGTCACAATTGACATTATCAACGGGTTAAACTTCCTGTTTCCTGCCGTTCCAAGCCTCGGTGGAAAATTGTACGATTTGCGTAGGATTTTCACAGAGCGTCCATGGAGCGGTATCGGTTGGAGTCCACTCGGTGTTTTCCCCTTCGGTGTTGGGCTTTCGTTCTTTATACCTTTAGACCTCTCCTTCTCATGCTGGGCATTCTGGTTGATATGGCGAGCAGAACGCCTGTTAGGGGTTATTGCAGGGTGGCGTGGACTGCCGCGCTTCCCCTACGAAGCAGAACAATCACACGGTGCATACTTAGGACTTTGCGTCGTCGCTATCTGGATGAGCAGACGCTATCTGAAAGGAATCGTCCACCAACTCATCTCCCCAAAATCAGGTGAACCGATTTCATATCGCCTGATTGTTCTCGGTTTCCTTAGCGGAGCGGTGTTCATCGTCGGATTTTGCCTGAAGATGGGGATGAGTTTTTGGATCATCATCGTCTACTTCGCGATCTGGTTCGCGATTGCAATGGCGATTACACGTCTGCGTGCGGAGCTCGGTTCGCCGGTGCACGATTTGCATTTCATCGGACCCGATGAAATGTTGCCAAGGTTGTTAGGTATCCGCCGATTGGGTTCAGTGAACTTAACGGGGTTCGCCTATCTTTACTGCCTAAATCGCGCACACCGTTCACATGCAATGCCACACCAACTTGAAGGCTTTAAACTGGCTGAAGGTGCCAACATCCCACTGCGCAAGTTTGCCGTCCTCATGATGTTGGCTTCCGCGCTGGGCGCGCTCGGTTCGTTTTGGGCATATTTGTCCATGTATTATGCAGAAGGCGGTTTCGCCGGATTCGGACGCGAATCCTTTAATAGGTTGGAGACATGGCTCACCTACGCCGCACCTCCGGATGTGCCAGCAATCGGTTTCGCATCGTTCGGATTCGTCCTGACGTTATTGCTCGCCGCAATGCGGATGCGATTCATCTGGTGGAATCTACACCCCGTCGGTTACGCGATCTCTGGGAGTTGGGCGATTAATCCAATGGTAGGTTCAATTTTTGTCGGATGGTTGCTCAAGTGGCTCGTGTTGAAGTACGGCGGACTCCATTTACATCGAAAAGCCGTTCCATTTTTCCTCGGCATTGTGCTCGGTGAGTTCGTGATTGGTTCGTTCTGGAGCCTCCTCGCCGTAGCACTCGACCAACCGATGTATCGCTTCCTCTTTTAAACCAACAACGGACACGAGGTATAAAAAGGCGTTGCTATTTTTTCTGTTTATGGTATAATATTAAAAACGCGACACCTTGGAAGAAAACAATTGGAACTACAGCAGAAAGCAGAAATTATATCAGACGCACTTGAGGTGTTATTCGGTGTGCCGACTCGCGACGGGGCAGAAGATGTGCTGGAAAGTCTCATCCTAACAATCCTGTCGCAGAATACGACAGATGTCAGCCGCGACAAAGGCTATACTCGGCTCAAAGAACGCTTCCCGACATGGGAGGATGTGCTACACGCCGATGTTAAGGCGGTAGAGGCAGCGATAAGGGTCGTCGGACTGGGAGAACAGAAAAGCAACACTATCAAAAATTTCCTCACATGGCTCCAAGCCGAACACGGCGAACTCTCATTGGAATTCATGCACAATATGGAAACGGAGGAAGCATTAGAATTCCTGTGTCAACACAAAGGCATCGGTATCAAAACGGCTTCCGTTACACTCTCCTTCGCGTGCGGCCGGGAGGTCTTCCCAGTTGATACACACATCCTGCGCATCTCCAAACGTCTCGGACTGATTCCACCGAATTGCAGCGCGGAAAAGGCACATCAACTGTTACCACCGATTGTGCCGGAGGGAAAGGCGTATCCATTCCATATAAACCTGATTTATTTCGGTAGACAAATTTGTGATGCCCGAAAGCCGTTATGCGAACGGTGTCCATTGACGCAGCACTGCCTTTACTTTAAAGATAACTTGTAGACTTAGGGAGTACTTCCCTGTATGGGAGGGAAAATATGTTTAATTGGAGAAACTTGTCATGGAAACATCTGTTTGTGGTGTTGTTGGTATTACACATCCTCCCCGTCTGGATCTTTGCCTATTTCCCTTCGCAAGACGGTGTTAGCCACGTCTATAACGGTTTAGTGCTGAAGGAATATGGGAAACACGAGAATTACAAAATGCGGGATGCGTGGGAGTTGAATATTACCGTTTTCCCGAACTGGTTATCCCATATTTTACTCGCAGCACTCCTCTACATATTTCCACCCGTTATCGCGGAGAAGGTCTTTCTCACAATCGCGATAGGCATGGTCCCGTTCGCTTTCCTCTATTTCCTCAGTGCTGTCCACAAAGGTCAAAATGAGAAATTTGTGTACGCTTGGCTCGGTTTTCCGTTTGCCCTCAATTATCTGCTTTACATGGGTTTCTACAACTTCCAATTGAGCATTTCGTTTTTCTTCTTTAGTTTCGGATTCTGGTGGAAGCATAAGGATAACATCCAAGTAAAGCATCTCATTGGGCTTTATGTGTTATTACTGCTGACTTATCTGTCGCACATTGCCTCTTACGGTCTCGTCATGTTGGGTATCTCCATAGCAGGCGGATGCTTGTCAGGGGCACCGGCGATAGCCGAAGCGTGGCGAGCACGCGGTGAAGGGTTCATTGCGGTGTGTCAAAAGTTCGTCGTTAGCCTCAAGCCTCTTTTTCGCTTTCTTCTCTACATGGTACCGATGTATTTTATCCTGATAGAGTACTACCTACAGAGTATAAAACGACATCCACAAGGAAACCATCGCGGCATGGAGTGGATTTGGGATTACTTTTTGGGCGTTAAATCAATCGTCTATTTCACCGACTGGCATGTTCCTGTCAACCGTTTTCTCCTC from Candidatus Poribacteria bacterium carries:
- a CDS encoding endonuclease III, which codes for MELQQKAEIISDALEVLFGVPTRDGAEDVLESLILTILSQNTTDVSRDKGYTRLKERFPTWEDVLHADVKAVEAAIRVVGLGEQKSNTIKNFLTWLQAEHGELSLEFMHNMETEEALEFLCQHKGIGIKTASVTLSFACGREVFPVDTHILRISKRLGLIPPNCSAEKAHQLLPPIVPEGKAYPFHINLIYFGRQICDARKPLCERCPLTQHCLYFKDNL